Part of the Moraxella ovis genome is shown below.
CTGAGACAACCATCTCAGGTGCTGACGTGCCCACGCCGATGATGAGCGCACCGATGAGCATTTTAGGCATGTGGTATTTGGTGGCGATGCCAACCGCGCCATCAATGAATGCATCGGCGCTAAAGATAAGCAGTACTAAGCCCAGAGCGACCGCCAATAAAGAAAGTATCATAAAATTCCAAAAATCAATCAAAGTATCAGCTGATACCAAGGTAAGGGTGAATCAGCTAAGTTTAAATCCGTTGATGGCGTTTCTTGCCTTGTCGAAGTCGCCTGCCATGATGAGATTAAGATTATCCAAGGCGCAGTCTAGTGCCTTATCAATGCTGATACCATCATCGTTGCTTGGCTTAGACAGCACCCAGCCGCTGACTTTGCTGGCGTGACCAGGGTGTCCGATGCCGATACGCAGGCGATGAAAATCTGCACCAATGTGGGGCAAGATGTCTCTTAGACCATTATGCCCGCCATGCCCGCCACCTGTCTTTAGGCGAATACTGCCAGGCGCGATATCAAGTTCATCATGCGCGATGAGAATCTCGTTGGGCGTGATGTTATAAAACTTCGCCAAAGGAACAACCGCAAGTCCTGAGCGGTTCATGAACGTATCGGGCTTTAGTAGGCGAACGTCTTGACCAAAGATCGTACCGCGACCCACATCGCCATGGAATTTCTTGTCGTGGCTTAGGCTGATGCCGAATTGTTCGCTGATTTTATCAACAAACCAAAAGCCCGTATTATGGCGCGTGTCTTTATATTCGTTACCGGGATTGCCAAGTCCTACAATGAGTTTGATGGTCATGTTGATTGATACTGGTGAAAATTGATGGTTATTATAGTCAATTTTTATTCAAATAGAAAGAAAAGGACAAAAAAGCCAGTAACGGTTTACTGGCTTTTGAGAGGTGATCATAAAAAACATTATTCTTGATCTTCTGCGTCAGCTTCTTCAGTTGACTCTTCAACTTCTTCAACGGTTGGTGCTTGCATGCTGACAATCACATTTTCCAGTTCGCTGTCGTCTTGCAATACCAAGCTTAGACCTTGAGGTAGTGCCACATCGCCCAAGCGGATGTTATCACCCACTTCCAGTTTGGCAACATCAATCTCGATGAATTCAGGCAAATTGCGTGGTAAGCAAGTCACTTGAATGTCATTGACAAGCTGAGTAAGAACACCGCCAGTTTTCTTGCCAGCTGATTCTTCTTCATTGATGACACGCACAGGCACGCTAACGTTCATTTCTTGACCACGAACGATGCGTTGGAAATCGGCGTGTAGTGGGAAGCCTTTTGATGGGTGGCGTTGTAGTGCTTTGATGATGACTTCTTGTTTTGTGCCATCTAGCTCAATGCCGATGATGCTAGAAAAAAACGCATCTTCTGAAATGGCTTTAACCAACTCGTTGGTCTTGACACAGATGGAAACTGCTTCACCTTCACCGCCATAGATAATGGCAGGTACTAGGTTTTCTTTACGCAGGCGGCGGCTCGCACCTTTGCCCTGCTCTTCTGCAGAACGTGCTACAGCATTTAGAGTATAGCTCATGATGATTCCTTAAAGTGGAAAGTAAAAATAAATTCAGACTTGCGACCAGTCTATCATTTCCTATTGCTTAGCATTAGAAAATTAGCGGATAATTATACTAAAAATTCACCAAAGTAGCAAAGGATTTTGGTGTGTTTAAGTCAATAGGCGCTTAAAAATTGTTCAAATATACAAAATTTTGCATATTTTTAGGCTTATTTTTCATTAATTGAGATAAATTCTCAATTAATACTATAACTCTAGTAGCATTTTGTTATATAATAGACACGTTTGTTACAAAACGTTATGCCATCATTGGATTATTTAATAAATCATTGGAATGATTTGAGATGGCGCTGATAATTTTTTATTTTTTGAAGGAGAGTCCCATGAGTTCTGTGGCGACTGGTGTATGGATTTCTTTGGCGATTTATTTTATGTTGATGATTGCCATCGGGGTGTACGCCTATTTTAAACAACAAAACAACGTCGAGGGCTACATGCTTGGCGGTCGTCAATTAAGCCCTGCGGTAGCAGCATTATCAGCAGGCGCATCTGACATGTCAGGTTGGCTGATCTTGGGTCTGCCTGGTTATATGTATGCTTCGGGCATCGTAAGTTTGTGGATCGCTGGCGGTCTGACACTGGGTGCGTTCGTGAACTATTTATTGGTGGCGCCGCGTCTGCGTGTATTTACTGAGATTGCAGATAATGCATTGACTCTGCCTGACTATTTCTCAAACCGCTTTAATGACACGTCTCATCTGCTGCGCATCATGTCAGCAGTGGTAATCATTGTGTTCTTTACCGTCTATACTGCAGCAAGTCTGGTCGGTGGTGGTAAGTTGTTTGAAAGCTCGCTGGGGGTGTCATACGATCTGGGCATCTGGCTAACAGCAGGTGTGGTTGTGGCTTATACGCTGTTTGGTGGCTTCTTGGCGGTGTCTTTGACCGACTTCGTGCAAGGCGTGATCATGTTGGTTGCGATGCTGCTTGTGCCGATCGTAGCATTTAGTGAGATTGGTGGCTTGTCAGCAGGCATCGAAGTGGCACGTTCTGTGAATCCAGACCTATTTAACATCATGAGTGGCGTGACCGTCATGGGTGCGATTTCGCTGGCGGCATGGGGTCTAGGTTACTTCGGTCAGCCGCACATCATCGTGCGCTTCATGGCGATCCGCTCGGTAAAAGACGTACCAACTGCTCGTAATATCGGCATGAGCTGGATGATAGTCAGCTTGATCGGTGCGCTGATGGTTGGTCTGTCTGGCGTTGCTTATATTCATAATCACAACATGGAGCTGGCTGATCCAGAGACGATTTTCTTGGTGTTCTCACAGCTACTATTCCATCCTTTGATCTCAGGCTTCTTGCTTGCGGCGATTTTGGCGGCGATCATGAGTACCATCTCAAGCCAGCTATTGGTAGCATCAAGTTCATTGACGCGTGACATCTATAAGCTGTTCTTGGATAAAGATGCATCAGAAGCTCGCCAAGTTCTGGTGGGTCGTATCTGTGTTGTGGCGGTTGCGCTACTTGCCATCTTCATCGCAGGCAACAAAGACAGCTCTGTACTAAAACTGGTCTCGCACGCGTGGGCAGGTTTTGGTGCTGCATTTGGTCCGTTGGTACTGCTTAGCCTAATGTGGAAGCGCATGAACCGTAACGGTGCTTTGGCGGGTATGATCGTTGGTGCGTTGACGGTCATCGTATGGGTATATGGTGGCTTTGAGATCAATGGTCAGCCTGCTAATGATGCGATTTACTCGATCATGCCAGGCTTCCTATTAAGTGCGATTACAACTGTCGTGGTGAGTCTGATGACCGCACCACCAAAAGACTTTATTGTAGAGCGCTTTGAAAAGATGGAACAAGGTTTAAAGTAAAACCTGCTGTCGTCAAAAAACACCGTCAATAGGCGGTGTTTTTTTATTGCTGTGCATTACGCGCACATAATAAAGCCCACCATAGGCGGGCTTTAATGATCAAACGTTATCTAATCATACACCGTAGTCGAACAGGGCGCTGATAGATTCTTCGTTATTGATACGACGCAGGCTTTCTGCCAGTAGTGAAGCAATGCTTACTTGGCGAATTTTTGGGCAAGTCTTGGCATTTTCTGACAATGGAATGGTGTCAGTCACCACGATCTCATCTAGGGCAGAATTGCTGATGTTATCGATTGCCTTGCCTGATAGGACAGGGTGGGTGATGTAGCCCACCACGTGACGTGCGCCGTTGTCTTTTAGGGCTTGAGCGGCTTTGCACAGCGTGCCTGCAGTATCAACGATATCATCCACGATGACGCAGTCGCGACCACTTACGTCACCAATGATGTGCATCACTTGAGATTCGTTTGCACGAGCGCGACGCTTGTCGATGATGGCAAGGTCGGCATCGCCAAGTAGCTTTGCCATTGCGCGTGCACGCACCACGCCACCTACGTCAGGTGATACCACCATTAGGTTGTCGTAGTTTTGTTGTTTTAGGTCGCTTAGTAGAACAGGGGTGCCGTATAGGTTATCGACAGGTACGTCGAAGAAGCCTTGGATTTGGTCGGCGTGCAGATCCACGACCATCACACGGTCGATGCCTGAGATTGATAGCATGTCTGCCACGACTTTGGCAGAGATTGGCACACGAGCTGAACGTGGGCGACGGTCTTGGCGAGCATAGCCAAAATATGGAATCACTGCTGTGATACGACCTGCACTAGAGCGACGAAGCGCATCAGCAAGCAGTACCACTTCCATCAAGTTATCATTGGTCGGTACGCAAGTAGGCTGTAGGATGAATACGTCCTTGCCGCGCACATTTTCTTTGATTTCAATGGCGATTTCCCCATCAGAAAAGCGCGTGATGTCGGCTTTGCTTAGTGGGATATGTAGATGGTCGGCGACAGTCTGGGCAAGCTGTGGGTTAGCGCTACCTGAAAAGATGGCCATATATGACATACGTGGTTCCTATAAAAAGGCTAAAAGAATAGAACGCGCATATTTTAGCATTTTTTGCGGAAATTTTGCAGGTTTTTGGCGATTTTTCTTGTAACTGCTTTGGAGGTCCGGATGGAATTAAATAACAAAAAAGCCAATTCCGAAGAACTGGCTTGATTGCTCATGTTAGCAAGCTAACTGAATATGGCAGAGGTAGCTGGACTCGAACCAACGAATGTCAGGATCAAAACCTGATGCCTTACCAACTTGGCGATACCCCTAGAAAGTTTTTAAAAAACTTTAAAAAATGGCAGAGGCGGCTGGACTCGAACCAACGAATGTCAGGATCAAAACCTGATGCCTTACCAACTTGGCGACGCCCCTATATAGGCGGATAATTATACCGAATTTTTTGGAAGATGCAAGCGTTTTTTATAAAAAATTTAAAAATTTTCAATCTTTTAAAAAAACGCCCGCAGTCAGCCCTGCGTGTCATGTAGACTATGGCAAATAATGGCACGACAAGGTGCGCCCTGTTGCCATCTGGTGGCGTGATCCAAATCTTCTGTGCTGAGTGGTAAAAAAACAGCGCTGCCCGTGCCTGTCATGCGCGGCGTTGATTGGCTGGGTAGACTGTGTAGATAATCTAGCGCGTCTTTGACAGATGGGCTATCTTCGGCAGCGATGGCTTCAAAGCAATTATGAAAAGGTGCGATTAATGATC
Proteins encoded:
- the putP gene encoding sodium/proline symporter PutP, with the translated sequence MSSVATGVWISLAIYFMLMIAIGVYAYFKQQNNVEGYMLGGRQLSPAVAALSAGASDMSGWLILGLPGYMYASGIVSLWIAGGLTLGAFVNYLLVAPRLRVFTEIADNALTLPDYFSNRFNDTSHLLRIMSAVVIIVFFTVYTAASLVGGGKLFESSLGVSYDLGIWLTAGVVVAYTLFGGFLAVSLTDFVQGVIMLVAMLLVPIVAFSEIGGLSAGIEVARSVNPDLFNIMSGVTVMGAISLAAWGLGYFGQPHIIVRFMAIRSVKDVPTARNIGMSWMIVSLIGALMVGLSGVAYIHNHNMELADPETIFLVFSQLLFHPLISGFLLAAILAAIMSTISSQLLVASSSLTRDIYKLFLDKDASEARQVLVGRICVVAVALLAIFIAGNKDSSVLKLVSHAWAGFGAAFGPLVLLSLMWKRMNRNGALAGMIVGALTVIVWVYGGFEINGQPANDAIYSIMPGFLLSAITTVVVSLMTAPPKDFIVERFEKMEQGLK
- a CDS encoding 50S ribosomal protein L25/general stress protein Ctc, whose translation is MMSYTLNAVARSAEEQGKGASRRLRKENLVPAIIYGGEGEAVSICVKTNELVKAISEDAFFSSIIGIELDGTKQEVIIKALQRHPSKGFPLHADFQRIVRGQEMNVSVPVRVINEEESAGKKTGGVLTQLVNDIQVTCLPRNLPEFIEIDVAKLEVGDNIRLGDVALPQGLSLVLQDDSELENVIVSMQAPTVEEVEESTEEADAEDQE
- the pth gene encoding aminoacyl-tRNA hydrolase yields the protein MTIKLIVGLGNPGNEYKDTRHNTGFWFVDKISEQFGISLSHDKKFHGDVGRGTIFGQDVRLLKPDTFMNRSGLAVVPLAKFYNITPNEILIAHDELDIAPGSIRLKTGGGHGGHNGLRDILPHIGADFHRLRIGIGHPGHASKVSGWVLSKPSNDDGISIDKALDCALDNLNLIMAGDFDKARNAINGFKLS
- a CDS encoding ribose-phosphate pyrophosphokinase, which codes for MSYMAIFSGSANPQLAQTVADHLHIPLSKADITRFSDGEIAIEIKENVRGKDVFILQPTCVPTNDNLMEVVLLADALRRSSAGRITAVIPYFGYARQDRRPRSARVPISAKVVADMLSISGIDRVMVVDLHADQIQGFFDVPVDNLYGTPVLLSDLKQQNYDNLMVVSPDVGGVVRARAMAKLLGDADLAIIDKRRARANESQVMHIIGDVSGRDCVIVDDIVDTAGTLCKAAQALKDNGARHVVGYITHPVLSGKAIDNISNSALDEIVVTDTIPLSENAKTCPKIRQVSIASLLAESLRRINNEESISALFDYGV